The Euphorbia lathyris chromosome 3, ddEupLath1.1, whole genome shotgun sequence genome contains a region encoding:
- the LOC136224593 gene encoding palmitoyl-acyl carrier protein thioesterase, chloroplastic-like isoform X2 produces MASATACGSLIFNKNLNSQEIEKINTTLSSSSSSSFSKIQCNKMKKLSCRAGTAMEEMQFVKSKSNDFRVGRLVEDGLVYCQNLTIKSFEIGFDRKASIAALMSYLQDSAINHGRITGIMADGHILGVTREMSKKDLIWVLSSLQIVVDRYPSWLDVVQVETWMYPLGKNGLGHDWVIRDRNTGDVLAQATSRGGMTLMPINMSTTSNTLIGFLRVFLNH; encoded by the exons ATGGCTTCTGCTACTGCTTGTGGTTCTCTGATATTTAACAAAAATTTGAATTCCCAGGAAATCGAAAAAATCAATACTACTCTTTCATCATCATCGTCATCGTCATTCTCGAAAATTCAGTGTAAtaagatgaagaagttgagttGCAGAGCAGGAACAGCAATGGAGGAAATGCAATTtgtaaaatcaaaatcaaatgaTTTTAGAGTTGGAAGATTGGTGGAAGATGGTCTTGTTTACTGTCAAAATCTTACTATTAAATCTTTTGAAATTGGCTTTGATAGAAAAGCTTCCATTGCTGCCTTGATGAGTTATTTACAG GATAGTGCAATAAACCATGGAAGAATAACAGGAATAATGGCAGATGGTCATATTTTGGGTGTAACACGAGAAATGTCCAAAAAAGATTTGATTTGGGTCCTCTCTTCTTTGCAAATTGTCGTGGATCGATACCCTTCTTG GCTTGATGTTGTTCAAGTAGAGACATGGATGTATCCATTAGGTAAAAATGGACTAGGCCATGATTGGGTTATTCGTGATAGGAACACCGGTGATGTTTTAGCTCAAGCAACCAg CCGGGGTGGAATGACCTTGATGCCAATCAACATGTCAACAACGTCAAATACATTAATTGGATTCTTGAG
- the LOC136224593 gene encoding palmitoyl-acyl carrier protein thioesterase, chloroplastic-like isoform X3, giving the protein MASATACGSLIFNKNLNSQEIEKINTTLSSSSSSSFSKIQCNKMKKLSCRAGTAMEEMQFVKSKSNDFRVGRLVEDGLVYCQNLTIKSFEIGFDRKASIAALMSYLQDSAINHGRITGIMADGHILGVTREMSKKDLIWVLSSLQIVVDRYPSWLDVVQVETWMYPLGKNGLGHDWVIRDRNTGDVLAQATRVFLNH; this is encoded by the exons ATGGCTTCTGCTACTGCTTGTGGTTCTCTGATATTTAACAAAAATTTGAATTCCCAGGAAATCGAAAAAATCAATACTACTCTTTCATCATCATCGTCATCGTCATTCTCGAAAATTCAGTGTAAtaagatgaagaagttgagttGCAGAGCAGGAACAGCAATGGAGGAAATGCAATTtgtaaaatcaaaatcaaatgaTTTTAGAGTTGGAAGATTGGTGGAAGATGGTCTTGTTTACTGTCAAAATCTTACTATTAAATCTTTTGAAATTGGCTTTGATAGAAAAGCTTCCATTGCTGCCTTGATGAGTTATTTACAG GATAGTGCAATAAACCATGGAAGAATAACAGGAATAATGGCAGATGGTCATATTTTGGGTGTAACACGAGAAATGTCCAAAAAAGATTTGATTTGGGTCCTCTCTTCTTTGCAAATTGTCGTGGATCGATACCCTTCTTG GCTTGATGTTGTTCAAGTAGAGACATGGATGTATCCATTAGGTAAAAATGGACTAGGCCATGATTGGGTTATTCGTGATAGGAACACCGGTGATGTTTTAGCTCAAGCAACCAg
- the LOC136224593 gene encoding palmitoyl-acyl carrier protein thioesterase, chloroplastic-like isoform X1 yields the protein MASATACGSLIFNKNLNSQEIEKINTTLSSSSSSSFSKIQCNKMKKLSCRAGTAMEEMQFVKSKSNDFRVGRLVEDGLVYCQNLTIKSFEIGFDRKASIAALMSYLQDSAINHGRITGIMADGHILGVTREMSKKDLIWVLSSLQIVVDRYPSWLDVVQVETWMYPLGKNGLGHDWVIRDRNTGDVLAQATSQFVLMNKKTRKLSKFSDKVKEELAPHMMEYSTLILNNIIQKPSQLNINTTDFSCTELKVSFVNFFFT from the exons ATGGCTTCTGCTACTGCTTGTGGTTCTCTGATATTTAACAAAAATTTGAATTCCCAGGAAATCGAAAAAATCAATACTACTCTTTCATCATCATCGTCATCGTCATTCTCGAAAATTCAGTGTAAtaagatgaagaagttgagttGCAGAGCAGGAACAGCAATGGAGGAAATGCAATTtgtaaaatcaaaatcaaatgaTTTTAGAGTTGGAAGATTGGTGGAAGATGGTCTTGTTTACTGTCAAAATCTTACTATTAAATCTTTTGAAATTGGCTTTGATAGAAAAGCTTCCATTGCTGCCTTGATGAGTTATTTACAG GATAGTGCAATAAACCATGGAAGAATAACAGGAATAATGGCAGATGGTCATATTTTGGGTGTAACACGAGAAATGTCCAAAAAAGATTTGATTTGGGTCCTCTCTTCTTTGCAAATTGTCGTGGATCGATACCCTTCTTG GCTTGATGTTGTTCAAGTAGAGACATGGATGTATCCATTAGGTAAAAATGGACTAGGCCATGATTGGGTTATTCGTGATAGGAACACCGGTGATGTTTTAGCTCAAGCAACCAg tcAATTCGTGTTGATGAACAAAAAGACAAGAAAATTATCAAAGTTCAGCGACAAAGTCAAAGAAGAGTTGGCTCCTCATATGATGGAATATAGTACACTTattcttaataatattatcCAAAAACCGTCACAACTTAATATTAATACAACAGATTTTTCTTGTACAGAATTGAAAGTAAGTTTCGTTAACTTTTTCTTCACATAA